In Nicotiana tabacum cultivar K326 chromosome 17, ASM71507v2, whole genome shotgun sequence, one DNA window encodes the following:
- the LOC142172144 gene encoding uncharacterized protein LOC142172144, which produces MKEAEMIDYFLQVQDPDYLHYMLSPIGKPFAEAISIGEIVENGMKSGKIVSQAALKATTQAIQSGLGSFGNRKKKEEGSMMESGFGGVQRGIAPSYVQFQQGQSNSAQHYYPPQGPQYSVPLQQYTVFNAQAYTRPPNHQQWRAPIPQGSRQLWPNFQAPYNPRPRQEYVREQEPKKEFTPIGESYTSLFRKLMQLKLIEPIMPRYVNPNSKGFDSNAICEYHSNTQGHSTENYWTLKKAIENLIEAKAIVVTNNEDTPNITNNPLPTHDNTHFIGMIYDDHDYKKLGKTEMVVKTIGPELKVIVSPPQLAPLIVKGVSSSLNLAGSEKMILYVPRITKKVEVQLGGTKLYIPGGIQKIIPNNSLRNITELVVIRPVAQLLVTNTKAISWNYNKTVMTYKGKERVEKTGEMGGLTHSGRCYSPEELRKAKQARESHLPVKEPVAENEAEELLKKMKLQDYSIIDQLRKTPAQISLLSLLLHSEEHRRVLIKTLNEAYVSEKTTVNQLEKIAERFFEVNRITFSDDDLPEEGAGHNRALHIMVKCEGHYVKGVMIDGGSSVDVCPLSTLQQLNIDTNRIRTSNVSVRAFMVQKETLLGKSNSP; this is translated from the coding sequence ATGAAAGAGGCAGAAATGATTGACTATTTTCTCCAAGTTCAGGATCCTGATTACCTCCATTACATGTTGTCGCCCATTGGTAAACCTTTCGCTGAGGCGATTAGTATCGGTGAAATAGTTGAGAATGGAATGAAGTCAGGCAAAATTGTGAGTCAGGCAGCCCTTAAGGCGACCACACAAGCAATTCAAAGCGGGTTAGGCAGTTTCGGAAATCGGAAAAAGAAGGAGGAAGGATCCATGATGGAATCTGGGTTCGGGGGAGTTCAAAGAGGAATAGCTCCTTCTTACGTGCAATTCCAACAAGGACAATCCAATTCTGCTCAACATTATTATCCGCCTCAAGGTCCCCAATACTCAGTTCCCCTGCAACAATACACAGTGTTTAATGCTCAGGCTTACACTAGGCCTCCCAATCACCAACAATGGAGGGCACCGATTCCACAAGGCTCCCGTCAACTCTGGCCGAATTTTCAGGCACCATATAATCCTCGTCCCCGACAAGAATATGTGAGAGAACAAGAGCCAAAGAAAGAGTTCACCCCAATTGGAGAATCGTATACAAGCCTATTTCGAAAATTGATGCAGTTGAAGTTGATTGAACCTATTATGCCGCGTTATGTGAATCcaaattcaaaaggttttgacTCAAATGCAATATGTGAGTATCACTCTAACACCCAAGGGCATAGTACTGAAAATTATTGGACATTAAAGAAAGCCATTGAAAATTTGATTGAAGCAAAGGCAATTGTGGTAACAAACAATGAGGATACTCCTAATATCACAAACAATCCGCTCCCAACTCATGATAATAcacattttattgggatgatttaTGATGATCATGATTATAAGAAGCTTGGCAAGACAGAGATGGTTGTTAAAACCATAGGGCCAGAACTAAAAGTGATAGTGAGCCCGCCGCAATTGGcaccgttgattgtgaaaggtgTGAGTTCTAGTTTGAACTTGGCAGGTTCTGAAAAAATGATTCTCTATGTTCCTAGAATCACAAAAAAGGTTGAGGTCCAATTGGGTGGGACAAAACTTTACATCCCCGGGGGCATTCAAAAGATCATTCCGAATAATAGTTTGAGGAATATAACAGAGCTAGTCGTGATCCGACCTGTTGCCCAACTCCTAGTGACAAACACAAAAGCTATTTCCTGGAATTATAACAAGACTGtcatgacatacaaaggaaaagagagagtTGAAAAAACAGGTGAAATGGGGGGCTTGACCCACTCTGGAAGGTGTTATTCACCAGAGGAATTGAGAAAAGCTAAGCAAGCCAGGGAAAGTCACTTGCCAGTTAAAGAACCCGTTGCAGAAAATGAAGCGGAGGAATTACTTAAGAAGATGAAATTGCAAgactactcaatcattgaccaactaaggaaaactcctgctcagatatctttGTTATCTCTGCTTTTGCATTCAGAAGAGCATCGTCGTGTGTTGATCAAAACTTTGAACGAGGCATATGTCTCAGAAAAGACAACGGTCAATCAGCTAGAAAAAATAGCTGAAAGATTCTTTGAAGTAAATAGAATTACTTTCAGCGATGATGATTTGCCTGAGGAAGGGGCTGGCCACAATAGAGCTTTGCATATTATGGTCAAATGTGAAGGGCACTACGTAAAAGGAGTCATGATTGACGGAGGCTCAAGTGTAGATGTGTGTCCTCTTTCTACTCTACAACAGCTGAACATTGACACGAACAGAATTCGAACCAGTAATGTCAGCGTCAGAGCTTTTATGGTTCAAAAAGagacactattggggaaatcgaaCTCACCATGA